One window from the genome of Aeromonas sp. FDAARGOS 1405 encodes:
- a CDS encoding rhodanese-like domain-containing protein yields the protein MQEYLDFAARNPLLTAAWLGLAGALVYTTVRARLSPVKTVNNHTATLLINRENATVVDIRSQEEYAKGHLAGAQHLPLTQIQSNNLGPVEKHKDAPIIVVCESGMTAGGAGRQLSKAGFKQVYVLGGGMAQWRAENLPVTKKR from the coding sequence ATGCAAGAGTATTTGGATTTTGCGGCCCGTAACCCGCTGCTGACCGCAGCCTGGTTGGGTCTGGCTGGCGCCCTGGTTTACACCACTGTGCGTGCCCGTTTGTCCCCGGTAAAAACCGTCAACAACCACACCGCGACCCTGCTGATCAACCGCGAGAATGCCACCGTGGTGGATATTCGCAGTCAGGAAGAGTATGCCAAGGGCCATCTGGCCGGTGCCCAGCACCTGCCGCTGACCCAGATCCAGAGCAATAATCTGGGCCCGGTTGAAAAGCATAAAGATGCCCCCATCATAGTGGTGTGCGAGTCGGGAATGACTGCGGGCGGCGCGGGCCGTCAGCTGAGCAAAGCTGGCTTCAAGCAGGTTTACGTGCTCGGCGGTGGCATGGCCCAATGGCGTGCAGAGAATCTGCCGGTAACCAAGAAACGCTGA
- a CDS encoding putative metalloprotease CJM1_0395 family protein — protein MNINVSLPPLIPTQLQPQVEAARTDNRRAELIPQARAGQASVAESEVGSQKEKSKAGQASSNQSSQNSRETGQLAPTTLPDNRFVEATGEDGQRKQQDPKQQEQQQRQEQQVQDLVERDKEVRTHEQAHQSAGGEYASSPTYQFTQGPDGKRYATGGEVQIDTSVVPGDPAATIAKMQQIRTAALAPAEPSAQDLAVARSAAASEAKARKELMAEQSAKSGGVLSAYMDKRNSVIAGRYQQAVSPASTQSLSLHI, from the coding sequence ATGAACATCAATGTCAGTCTGCCCCCCCTTATTCCGACACAGCTGCAACCTCAGGTGGAAGCGGCGAGGACGGATAATCGCCGGGCAGAACTGATCCCTCAGGCCCGAGCGGGCCAAGCTTCCGTTGCCGAATCTGAAGTCGGCTCCCAGAAAGAGAAATCCAAAGCCGGTCAGGCCTCCAGCAATCAGAGCTCCCAGAACAGCCGTGAAACCGGGCAATTAGCGCCGACGACACTGCCAGACAATCGTTTTGTTGAGGCAACCGGTGAGGATGGGCAGCGCAAGCAGCAAGATCCCAAACAGCAGGAGCAGCAACAGCGGCAAGAGCAGCAGGTTCAGGATCTTGTCGAGCGTGACAAGGAGGTGCGTACTCACGAGCAGGCTCACCAGTCTGCGGGTGGAGAGTACGCCAGCTCGCCCACCTATCAGTTTACGCAAGGGCCGGATGGCAAGCGTTATGCAACGGGTGGCGAAGTCCAGATCGATACCAGTGTCGTACCCGGTGACCCTGCGGCTACCATCGCCAAGATGCAGCAGATCCGCACTGCGGCGCTGGCGCCTGCCGAGCCTTCCGCGCAGGATCTGGCCGTCGCGCGCAGCGCCGCCGCCAGTGAAGCCAAGGCACGCAAAGAGCTGATGGCCGAGCAGAGCGCGAAATCGGGCGGTGTTCTGAGCGCCTATATGGACAAGCGCAACAGCGTCATCGCGGGCCGCTATCAACAGGCTGTCAGCCCGGCCTCGACCCAGTCCCTCAGTCTGCATATCTGA
- the secB gene encoding protein-export chaperone SecB yields the protein MADEINNQEVQPEFHIQRVYTKDVSFEAPNTPHIFQKEWQPDVKLDMDTKTNILAENVYEVVLTLTVTCKLETETAFLCEVQQAGIFTIGNLPEPQLAHCLAAFCPNILFPYAREAVANMVSKGSFPQLNLAPVNFDALFAQHMAQAQAQQATAEA from the coding sequence ATGGCTGACGAGATCAACAACCAGGAAGTACAACCGGAATTCCACATCCAGCGTGTTTACACCAAGGATGTCTCTTTCGAAGCGCCGAACACCCCGCACATCTTCCAGAAAGAGTGGCAGCCGGACGTCAAGCTGGATATGGATACAAAGACCAACATCCTGGCTGAGAACGTGTATGAGGTTGTCCTGACTCTGACCGTGACTTGCAAACTGGAAACCGAAACCGCCTTCCTGTGCGAAGTACAGCAAGCCGGTATCTTCACCATCGGTAACCTGCCGGAGCCGCAACTGGCTCACTGCCTGGCTGCCTTCTGCCCGAACATCCTGTTCCCGTATGCCCGCGAAGCCGTGGCCAACATGGTGAGCAAGGGTTCCTTCCCGCAGCTGAACCTGGCACCGGTCAACTTCGATGCCCTGTTTGCCCAGCACATGGCGCAAGCACAGGCCCAGCAGGCGACTGCGGAAGCCTGA
- a CDS encoding flagellar hook protein FlgE translates to MRIDSAFNSGVQGFQRAEQIADKASNQIARLNTPSGDQVQVTDELVNLKVAELQAGASAKVVQTASDMMGTLIDIRV, encoded by the coding sequence ATGCGTATTGATTCTGCTTTCAACAGCGGGGTACAGGGATTTCAGCGAGCCGAGCAGATTGCCGACAAGGCATCCAATCAGATCGCCCGTCTCAACACCCCCAGCGGGGATCAGGTGCAAGTGACCGATGAGCTCGTCAATCTCAAGGTGGCCGAGCTGCAGGCTGGCGCTTCCGCCAAGGTAGTGCAGACCGCCAGCGATATGATGGGAACCCTGATCGACATCCGGGTGTGA
- a CDS encoding ComF family protein, translated as MLKRLLAKASPLLGSHADWQGSCLLCHQPCDNEPLLCSWCRQALHQSEPRCRLCAAPLADYIKESIPVCGRCQRRPPPWERLQVIGDYQTPYPMLIPRLKYSGQILLAPLLARLLADHLDGREPPEAIIPVPLHWWRQWRRGFNQAEEIAHTLGELTGIPCDNTLLQRIKATPQQTTLSAGLRRRNLRGAFRIRPHHYRHVALLDDVVTTGATAGQLSRLLHESGITKVEVWAICRTLRHSK; from the coding sequence ATGTTAAAGCGACTGCTCGCTAAAGCAAGCCCACTGCTCGGCAGCCACGCCGACTGGCAAGGGAGCTGCCTGCTCTGTCATCAGCCTTGTGACAACGAGCCCCTGCTCTGCAGCTGGTGTCGGCAGGCGTTGCACCAATCAGAGCCAAGATGCCGCCTCTGCGCCGCACCGCTGGCTGACTATATAAAAGAGAGCATACCGGTCTGCGGCCGCTGCCAGCGCAGACCTCCCCCCTGGGAGCGGCTGCAGGTGATCGGCGACTACCAAACCCCCTACCCCATGCTGATCCCCCGGCTCAAATATTCCGGCCAGATCCTGCTGGCGCCGCTACTGGCACGCCTCTTGGCCGATCATCTGGATGGCCGCGAGCCGCCGGAGGCGATCATTCCTGTTCCCCTGCACTGGTGGCGACAGTGGCGGCGCGGTTTCAATCAGGCGGAGGAGATCGCGCACACCCTTGGCGAGCTCACCGGCATTCCCTGCGACAACACCCTGTTGCAGCGCATCAAGGCAACCCCACAGCAAACAACTCTCAGCGCCGGGCTGCGACGGCGCAATCTGCGCGGGGCATTCCGGATCCGCCCCCACCACTATCGCCATGTTGCCCTGCTCGATGACGTTGTGACCACAGGCGCCACCGCCGGTCAGCTCAGCCGTTTGCTCCATGAGAGCGGCATCACAAAGGTAGAAGTGTGGGCAATCTGTCGTACCCTTCGGCACAGCAAGTAG
- the gpmM gene encoding 2,3-bisphosphoglycerate-independent phosphoglycerate mutase, giving the protein MSTAKKPLVLVIMDGWGYSTKQEHNAVAAAKTPNLDRLARDYTSTLISGSGLDVGLPDGQMGNSEVGHVNIGAGRIVYQELTRISKDIQDGDFFQNVELAKAVDAAVTNGKAVHIMGLMSPGGVHSHEEHIMGMIEMAAKRGAEKIYLHAFLDGRDVPPRSAQSSIELFDALFAKLGKGRFASMIGRYFAMDRDNRWDRVQQAYDLMTQGKGEFTAESATEALAAAYARDENDEFVKATRIGEAAPMEDGDALIFMNFRADRAREITRAFVDTDFTGFARAVEPKLNFVMLTEYAADIKTACAYPPTALVNTLGEWLAKQGKTQLRISETEKYAHVTFFFNGGEESCFTGEDREIVASPKVATYDLQPEMSSEELTDKLVAAIKSGKYDVIICNYPNGDMVGHTGVFDAAVKACEAVDHCIGRVTDALAEVGGECLITADHGNAEKMLDEETGQAHTAHTNLPVPLIYFGRKAEVVEGGKLSDLAPTMLTLMGLPVPPEMTGKPLMILK; this is encoded by the coding sequence ATGTCAACAGCTAAGAAACCTTTGGTTCTGGTCATCATGGACGGTTGGGGCTACAGCACCAAGCAAGAGCACAATGCCGTCGCTGCCGCCAAGACTCCCAACCTCGATCGTCTGGCCCGTGACTACACCAGCACCCTGATCTCCGGCTCCGGTCTGGACGTCGGTCTGCCGGATGGCCAGATGGGCAACTCCGAAGTGGGCCACGTCAACATCGGTGCCGGTCGCATCGTCTATCAGGAGCTGACCCGCATCTCCAAAGACATCCAGGACGGCGACTTCTTCCAGAACGTCGAGCTGGCCAAGGCTGTTGACGCTGCCGTCACCAACGGCAAGGCCGTGCACATCATGGGCCTGATGTCCCCGGGTGGCGTACACAGCCACGAAGAGCACATCATGGGCATGATCGAAATGGCTGCCAAGCGTGGCGCCGAGAAGATCTACCTGCATGCCTTCCTGGATGGCCGCGACGTTCCGCCGCGCTCCGCCCAGTCCTCCATCGAGCTGTTCGACGCCCTGTTCGCCAAGCTGGGCAAGGGTCGTTTCGCCTCCATGATCGGTCGTTACTTCGCCATGGATCGGGACAACCGCTGGGATCGCGTGCAGCAAGCCTATGACCTGATGACCCAGGGCAAGGGCGAGTTCACCGCCGAGAGCGCCACCGAAGCACTGGCTGCCGCCTATGCCCGCGACGAGAACGACGAGTTCGTCAAAGCCACCCGCATCGGCGAAGCTGCACCGATGGAAGATGGTGATGCACTGATTTTCATGAACTTCCGTGCCGACCGTGCCCGTGAAATCACCCGCGCCTTCGTTGACACCGACTTCACCGGCTTCGCCCGTGCAGTCGAGCCGAAGCTGAACTTCGTGATGCTGACCGAATACGCGGCCGACATCAAAACTGCCTGTGCCTACCCGCCGACCGCTCTGGTCAACACCCTGGGTGAGTGGCTGGCCAAGCAGGGCAAGACCCAGCTGCGCATCTCCGAAACCGAGAAGTATGCTCACGTCACCTTCTTCTTCAACGGTGGCGAAGAGTCCTGCTTCACCGGCGAAGATCGCGAGATCGTGGCCAGCCCGAAAGTGGCGACCTATGACCTGCAGCCGGAGATGAGCTCCGAAGAGCTGACTGACAAGCTGGTTGCGGCCATCAAGAGCGGCAAGTACGACGTCATCATCTGTAACTACCCGAATGGCGACATGGTTGGCCACACCGGTGTGTTCGATGCCGCCGTCAAAGCTTGTGAAGCCGTTGACCACTGCATCGGTCGTGTCACCGACGCGCTGGCCGAAGTGGGTGGCGAGTGCCTGATCACTGCCGACCACGGCAACGCCGAGAAGATGCTGGACGAAGAGACTGGTCAGGCCCACACCGCCCACACCAATCTGCCGGTTCCTCTCATCTATTTCGGTCGCAAAGCCGAGGTAGTTGAAGGTGGCAAACTGTCCGATCTGGCCCCCACCATGCTGACCCTGATGGGTCTTCCGGTGCCGCCGGAAATGACTGGCAAGCCCCTGATGATTCTGAAATAA
- a CDS encoding Qnr family pentapeptide repeat protein: MIRGKQFVDVRFEQQDVEGEQFSECRFIGCNFSWLDLSDSRFIDCSFYDRESERGCLLQGCDLREASFLRCDLTMADCSRSQCLGLEMRDCQAVGINFSHASFANQITAKSYFCEAHLTGNNFSYASFEGCLLEKCELTGNRWQGANLFGASLAGSDLSGSEFGQIDWTSFKLQGCDLRQCDLPGLDLRRVDLQGVQINEDQQQTLLEQIGLVVFP, translated from the coding sequence ATGATCAGAGGCAAGCAGTTTGTGGATGTCCGGTTCGAGCAACAGGATGTGGAGGGGGAGCAGTTCTCGGAGTGCCGCTTTATCGGCTGCAACTTCTCCTGGCTGGATTTGAGCGATAGCCGCTTCATCGACTGCAGCTTCTACGATCGGGAGAGCGAACGGGGCTGCCTGTTGCAGGGTTGCGATCTGCGCGAGGCCAGCTTTCTACGCTGCGATCTCACCATGGCCGATTGCAGCCGCAGCCAGTGTCTGGGGTTGGAGATGCGCGACTGTCAGGCGGTCGGTATTAACTTCAGCCATGCCAGCTTCGCCAACCAGATCACCGCCAAAAGCTACTTCTGCGAGGCCCATCTGACCGGCAACAACTTCAGCTATGCCAGCTTCGAGGGCTGCCTGCTGGAGAAGTGCGAGCTGACCGGCAACCGTTGGCAGGGGGCCAACCTGTTTGGTGCCTCGCTGGCGGGTTCCGATCTCAGCGGCTCCGAGTTTGGCCAGATTGACTGGACCAGCTTCAAGCTGCAGGGCTGCGATCTGCGCCAGTGCGATCTGCCAGGGCTGGATCTGCGCCGGGTCGATCTGCAGGGAGTACAGATCAACGAGGATCAGCAGCAGACATTGCTGGAGCAGATAGGTCTGGTTGTCTTCCCCTGA
- a CDS encoding nuclear transport factor 2 family protein codes for MNNTERLRACLQRVVCDPRFTLAELDQWFTPDYCQQVNGEHLDYPAFCQHIAALRAHLAEATIEFVATIAQGDRVHSTHVVRATRYDGAPLVCKVSGLFTFRDGKICQTDEVTCLLSGSKQDADIGSRR; via the coding sequence ATGAACAACACCGAACGATTGCGAGCCTGCCTGCAGCGCGTTGTCTGCGATCCTCGTTTTACCCTGGCCGAGCTCGACCAGTGGTTCACCCCGGACTACTGCCAGCAGGTGAATGGCGAGCATCTCGACTACCCCGCCTTTTGCCAGCACATTGCGGCGCTGAGAGCTCATCTGGCCGAAGCCACCATCGAGTTTGTCGCCACAATCGCGCAAGGGGACAGGGTGCACTCGACCCATGTGGTGCGAGCTACCCGCTACGATGGCGCCCCACTGGTCTGCAAGGTGAGCGGCCTCTTCACCTTTCGCGACGGCAAGATCTGCCAGACCGACGAGGTGACCTGCCTGCTGAGCGGCAGCAAGCAGGATGCCGACATAGGTTCACGACGCTGA
- the gpsA gene encoding NAD(P)H-dependent glycerol-3-phosphate dehydrogenase — protein MADQIAISVLGAGSYGSALAISLARNGHPTLLWGHDPAHVAELEQDRCNKAFLPDVPFPADLQLTADLQRAVQAAPVLLLVVPSHVFGDVLIRIKPFLRPDTRIAWATKGLEPDSGRLLQDVAREVLGDEIPLAVISGPTFAKELAAGLPTAISVASTHDEFADDLSHLLHCGRSFRVYTNPDFVGLQLGGAVKNVIAIGAGLSDGLGFGANARTALITRGLVEMQRLGAALGADAKTFMGMAGLGDLVLTCTDNQSRNRRFGLALGAGKDVNTAMTEIGQVVEGYRNTKEVHLLAARCGVEMPICEQIFKVLYEGKNPKEAAIALLSRDKKDE, from the coding sequence ATGGCTGACCAGATCGCTATCTCGGTCTTGGGGGCGGGGTCTTATGGCTCCGCCCTTGCCATTTCTCTGGCGCGCAATGGTCATCCGACCCTGCTGTGGGGTCACGACCCCGCTCATGTCGCCGAGTTGGAACAAGACCGCTGCAACAAGGCATTTTTGCCTGATGTCCCTTTTCCCGCCGATTTGCAGCTGACTGCGGATCTGCAACGTGCGGTACAAGCGGCTCCCGTGCTGCTGCTGGTCGTGCCGAGCCATGTATTTGGCGATGTGCTGATCCGGATCAAACCCTTCCTGCGCCCCGATACCCGTATCGCCTGGGCCACCAAGGGTCTGGAGCCGGACAGTGGCCGTCTGCTGCAGGACGTGGCCCGTGAAGTGCTGGGTGACGAGATACCGCTGGCGGTGATCTCTGGTCCCACCTTCGCCAAGGAGCTGGCTGCCGGTCTGCCGACCGCCATCTCGGTCGCCTCGACTCACGATGAGTTCGCCGACGATCTCTCCCATCTGCTGCACTGTGGCCGCTCGTTCCGGGTCTATACCAATCCGGACTTCGTCGGTCTGCAGCTGGGCGGGGCGGTGAAGAACGTCATCGCCATCGGTGCCGGTCTTTCCGATGGGCTAGGGTTTGGCGCCAATGCCAGAACCGCGCTCATCACCCGGGGTCTGGTGGAGATGCAGCGTCTGGGCGCGGCGCTGGGTGCCGATGCCAAAACCTTTATGGGGATGGCGGGGCTCGGGGATCTGGTGCTCACCTGTACCGACAACCAGTCGCGCAACCGTCGCTTCGGGCTGGCCCTCGGGGCAGGCAAGGATGTGAACACCGCCATGACCGAGATCGGTCAGGTGGTGGAGGGGTATCGCAACACCAAAGAGGTGCATCTGCTGGCGGCCCGCTGCGGCGTCGAGATGCCCATCTGCGAGCAGATCTTCAAGGTGCTCTACGAGGGTAAGAACCCGAAAGAGGCGGCCATCGCCCTGCTGTCGCGAGACAAGAAGGACGAGTAA
- the bioH gene encoding pimeloyl-ACP methyl ester esterase BioH — MSISVEQFGQGPDLVLLHGWGMNGAVWHGIAQQLASHYRVHLVDLPGFGNSPLADEVDYSLPWLAEQVAAIMPQKCHLLGWSLGGLVASQLALMHPDRLHSLITVASSPCFMARDEWPGIAPKVLTGFNQMLAGDFRQTIERFLAIQAMGSEHARDDIRQLRHWLAERPAPEFAALEAGLTLLAEIDLREPLQELDLPWLRIYGRLDSLVPKAAIPLLDDLYPASRSVTLNKASHAPFISHPDEFIEIVRDFVG, encoded by the coding sequence ATGAGCATATCGGTAGAGCAGTTTGGCCAGGGGCCCGATCTGGTGCTGTTGCACGGTTGGGGGATGAATGGTGCGGTCTGGCATGGCATTGCCCAACAGTTGGCGTCCCACTATCGGGTTCATCTAGTGGATTTGCCCGGTTTTGGCAACAGCCCGCTGGCAGACGAGGTGGATTACAGCCTGCCCTGGCTTGCCGAGCAGGTGGCTGCCATCATGCCGCAGAAGTGCCATCTGCTTGGTTGGTCGCTCGGGGGGCTGGTGGCAAGCCAGTTGGCGCTGATGCATCCCGATCGGCTGCACTCCCTGATCACCGTGGCCAGCTCCCCCTGTTTCATGGCCCGCGACGAGTGGCCGGGGATCGCCCCCAAGGTACTGACCGGCTTCAACCAGATGCTGGCGGGGGATTTTCGCCAGACCATAGAGCGCTTTCTGGCGATCCAGGCGATGGGCAGCGAACATGCCCGGGACGATATCCGTCAGTTGCGCCACTGGCTGGCCGAGCGGCCGGCGCCCGAGTTTGCCGCACTCGAGGCTGGACTGACACTGTTGGCCGAGATTGACCTGCGCGAACCGCTGCAGGAGCTCGATCTGCCCTGGTTGCGGATCTATGGGCGACTGGATTCATTGGTACCCAAGGCGGCCATTCCCCTGCTGGATGATCTCTATCCTGCCAGCCGCAGCGTGACCCTCAATAAGGCCTCACACGCACCTTTTATCTCCCACCCTGACGAATTCATTGAAATCGTTCGAGATTTTGTTGGATAA
- the envC gene encoding murein hydrolase activator EnvC: MRGCEVISNKTSRVGLLAGALFFCLSFGASTPALAANQQLGTMQSQIKEQQKTIKLSKQELAKLNTQLKADEQAISAAAAKLNQTKQQLKQNQQTLATLQKDKLALEVQAKHQKQLLAKQAESAFQAGNHDYLKLLLNQQDPAKLSRSLDYYDYLNKARIEAIDALRATRDKLAKNQQATKETETRLQTLLAEQQEHHQALLASQQSRAKVRNQLQQSVQDDEQKLSKLVKAEKALKARLEELRRQREEQERRERAERERLAKLKAEQERQRKLAEQRRAEQQRLAAQQNKTVKPAEPVEEMSSTKPERGSGIGTAGYYSGLKTNGSLRWPVQGPILIAYGSPRTAQLKWKGTLIGASEGTQVKAVAPGQVVYADWLDGFGMLLVIDHGKGYMSLYGHNQSLLRQVGQNVEQGEPVALVGDSGGQDRPGLYFEIRYQGEAINPTKWLAKG; this comes from the coding sequence ATGCGGGGATGCGAAGTTATTTCAAACAAAACCAGTCGCGTCGGCCTGTTGGCCGGCGCGCTGTTTTTTTGCCTGTCATTTGGCGCCAGCACACCGGCTTTGGCCGCCAATCAGCAGCTGGGGACCATGCAGTCCCAGATCAAAGAGCAACAGAAGACCATCAAGCTCAGCAAGCAGGAGCTTGCCAAGCTCAATACCCAGCTCAAGGCTGACGAGCAGGCCATCTCGGCCGCCGCCGCCAAACTCAACCAGACCAAGCAGCAGTTGAAGCAGAACCAGCAGACGCTGGCGACCCTGCAAAAAGACAAGCTAGCGCTGGAAGTTCAAGCCAAACATCAGAAGCAGTTGCTGGCCAAACAGGCGGAGAGCGCCTTTCAGGCGGGCAACCACGACTACCTCAAACTGCTGCTCAATCAGCAGGATCCGGCCAAACTGAGCCGCTCACTCGACTACTACGACTACCTCAACAAGGCCCGCATCGAGGCCATCGACGCCCTGCGCGCCACCCGTGACAAGCTGGCGAAAAACCAGCAGGCCACCAAAGAGACCGAAACCAGACTGCAGACCCTGCTTGCCGAACAGCAGGAGCATCACCAGGCCCTGCTGGCCAGCCAGCAGAGCCGGGCCAAGGTGCGCAACCAGTTGCAGCAGTCGGTACAGGATGACGAGCAGAAGCTCTCCAAGCTGGTCAAGGCGGAGAAGGCGCTGAAAGCGCGGCTGGAGGAGCTGCGCCGCCAGCGGGAAGAGCAGGAGCGCCGCGAACGGGCCGAACGGGAACGGCTGGCCAAGCTGAAAGCGGAACAGGAACGTCAGCGCAAGCTGGCCGAGCAGCGCCGCGCCGAGCAACAACGACTTGCCGCCCAGCAGAACAAAACCGTCAAACCGGCAGAACCGGTCGAAGAGATGTCCAGTACCAAACCGGAGCGAGGCTCTGGGATTGGGACCGCAGGTTACTACAGCGGGCTCAAGACCAATGGCAGCCTGCGCTGGCCGGTACAGGGGCCGATCCTCATCGCCTACGGCTCGCCGCGCACCGCCCAGCTCAAGTGGAAAGGAACCCTGATCGGCGCCAGCGAAGGAACCCAGGTAAAGGCGGTCGCACCGGGACAAGTGGTTTACGCCGACTGGCTCGACGGCTTCGGTATGCTGCTGGTAATCGATCACGGTAAGGGCTACATGAGCCTCTACGGTCACAATCAGTCGCTGCTGCGTCAGGTTGGCCAGAATGTGGAACAGGGTGAACCAGTGGCACTGGTCGGTGACAGTGGTGGCCAGGACAGACCGGGCCTCTACTTCGAAATTCGCTATCAGGGCGAGGCCATCAACCCGACCAAATGGCTGGCCAAGGGTTGA
- a CDS encoding substrate-binding domain-containing protein, whose protein sequence is MSPTRKRRPTLQDIADQTGVTKMTVSRYLRDPQTVAEGTRERIAAVVEELGYIPNRAPDILSNATSKAIGILIPSLSNQVFSAVIHGIESVTRPAGYQTLLAHYGYSPEREEEQVASLLSYHVDGLILSDSQHTERTRKMIATAGIPVVETMDLPQTPIDMVVGMDHRAAARAMVTEMLRRGRRKVVYLGARLDVRTQLRMEGYYQAMTDFGLTGQHLLTEQSSSFTLGGELLDQALVRYPDLDGLFCTNDDLAVGALLQCQAKWIPVPQQIAIAGCNALDIGHAMTPKLASIATPREAIGREAATMLLARLNGQSQPDTRKDIGFSLYVGESLG, encoded by the coding sequence ATGAGCCCCACCCGCAAGCGCCGCCCCACCCTGCAAGATATCGCCGACCAGACCGGCGTGACCAAGATGACTGTCAGCCGCTATCTGCGCGACCCGCAGACCGTGGCGGAGGGGACCCGCGAGCGGATCGCAGCTGTAGTGGAAGAGCTGGGTTATATCCCCAATCGGGCGCCGGATATTCTCTCCAACGCGACCAGCAAGGCGATCGGCATCCTGATCCCCTCACTTTCCAACCAAGTATTCTCGGCGGTGATCCACGGCATCGAGTCGGTGACCCGACCGGCCGGCTACCAGACCCTGCTGGCCCACTACGGCTACAGTCCGGAGCGGGAGGAGGAGCAGGTCGCGTCCCTACTCTCCTACCATGTGGATGGCCTCATCCTCTCCGACAGCCAGCACACAGAGCGCACTCGCAAGATGATCGCCACCGCCGGCATTCCGGTGGTGGAGACCATGGATCTGCCGCAAACCCCCATCGATATGGTGGTCGGCATGGACCATAGAGCCGCGGCCCGGGCCATGGTAACAGAGATGCTGCGCCGGGGCCGACGCAAGGTGGTCTATCTGGGGGCGCGGCTCGACGTGCGCACCCAGCTGCGGATGGAGGGTTACTATCAGGCGATGACCGACTTCGGCCTCACCGGCCAGCATCTGCTGACCGAACAATCCTCCAGCTTCACTCTGGGGGGCGAGCTGCTGGATCAGGCGCTGGTGCGCTATCCCGACCTCGACGGCCTGTTCTGCACCAACGATGACCTGGCGGTGGGTGCTCTGCTGCAGTGTCAGGCCAAGTGGATCCCGGTGCCCCAGCAGATCGCCATCGCCGGTTGCAACGCTCTCGACATCGGCCACGCCATGACCCCCAAACTGGCCAGTATCGCCACCCCGCGGGAAGCGATCGGTCGGGAGGCGGCCACCATGCTGCTGGCTCGTCTCAACGGCCAATCCCAACCCGACACCCGCAAGGATATCGGCTTCTCCCTCTATGTCGGGGAGAGTCTGGGCTGA
- the nfuA gene encoding Fe-S biogenesis protein NfuA — MISISDAAQAHFRKLLEKQPDGTNIRVFVVNPGTQNAECGVSYCPPDAVDPEDQHLPFSGFDCMVDPLSAPFLVDATIDFVTDQMGSQLTLKAPNAKMRKVADDAPLIERIEYVLMSEVNPMLAGHGGKVTLVELTEDKLAILQFGGGCNGCSMVDYTLKEGIEKQLLEKFPGELNGVKDATEHQRGDHSYY, encoded by the coding sequence ATGATCAGCATTTCCGACGCCGCCCAGGCCCATTTCCGTAAACTGCTGGAAAAACAGCCTGATGGCACCAATATCCGGGTGTTTGTGGTCAATCCGGGAACCCAGAATGCCGAGTGTGGCGTATCGTATTGCCCGCCCGATGCCGTGGACCCGGAAGATCAACACCTGCCCTTCAGCGGCTTCGACTGCATGGTCGATCCCCTGAGCGCCCCCTTCCTGGTGGATGCCACCATCGACTTCGTGACCGATCAGATGGGCTCCCAGCTCACCCTGAAAGCACCGAACGCCAAGATGCGTAAAGTGGCCGATGACGCGCCGCTGATCGAGCGCATCGAGTACGTGTTGATGTCCGAAGTGAACCCCATGCTGGCCGGTCACGGTGGCAAAGTCACCCTGGTCGAGCTGACTGAAGACAAACTGGCCATCCTGCAGTTTGGCGGTGGTTGCAACGGTTGCTCCATGGTCGATTACACCCTGAAAGAGGGGATCGAGAAGCAGCTGCTAGAGAAGTTCCCGGGTGAGCTCAACGGTGTGAAAGACGCCACCGAGCACCAGCGCGGCGACCACTCCTACTACTGA